One [Limnothrix rosea] IAM M-220 genomic window carries:
- a CDS encoding DUF3370 family protein, with amino-acid sequence MTIPAAGETFSCGISTLVGGTHGTGQVQTAPMIRRYDDTAYAAHGNYGVHYDLTLPLYNPTTETQMVNVALETPIKQSATNEALRFFEPLPTATFFRGTVQISYKDDAGLPRTKYFHLVQKRGQQGEPLATFAMPAGDRRFVNVQLRYPPDATPPQVLTVSTQVSP; translated from the coding sequence TTGACCATTCCCGCAGCAGGCGAAACGTTTTCCTGTGGCATTAGCACGCTAGTGGGCGGAACCCACGGCACAGGCCAAGTACAAACCGCCCCGATGATCCGCCGTTACGACGACACCGCCTACGCCGCCCATGGTAACTATGGCGTTCATTATGATTTAACGCTGCCGCTATATAATCCCACCACTGAAACTCAGATGGTGAATGTTGCTCTAGAAACACCGATTAAGCAAAGCGCAACCAATGAAGCTCTCAGATTTTTTGAACCCCTACCAACCGCCACTTTTTTCCGAGGCACAGTTCAAATTAGCTATAAAGATGACGCAGGTTTACCCCGCACCAAATATTTTCATCTCGTCCAAAAACGCGGTCAGCAGGGCGAGCCTTTAGCCACCTTTGCAATGCCAGCCGGCGATCGCCGCTTTGTCAATGTCCAGTTGCGCTATCCCCCCGATGCTACCCCGCCCCAAGTTTTAACCGTTTCCACACAAGTATCGCCCTAG
- the corA gene encoding magnesium/cobalt transporter CorA codes for MVPFFYWLKMKINPFKKWRSPSKRAAEAQDFFNYSYHSPGTMPGTLSVDQDSTSPQISLIDYDPENWLRADHISPEECSQHLNTVSVSWVDIGGVGDPDIFQRLGDVFRLHPLILEDIFNIPQRPKLEEYEDQLLIIIQMVVIQPKRQGFRLEQVSFILSEHYLLTVQEEDEEDSFGSIRDRLKQNKGSIRKRGADFLAYALWDAVIDGFFPVLEMIGDRIEDLEDEVVISPTPQTLTEVHQVRRELLALRRAIWPQRDALSVLIREHSSLIQPETLQYFRDCHDHTVMLIDVIETYRELASSLMDVYLSSVSNKMNEVMQLLTVISTIFIPLTFIAGIYGMNFNRETSKWNMPELDWQYGYVFCLGVMGGITVILLFFFWRKGWLRIQSLGDTTSMPKPKDSGFS; via the coding sequence ATGGTTCCGTTTTTTTATTGGCTAAAAATGAAGATTAATCCTTTCAAAAAGTGGCGATCGCCGTCAAAACGAGCGGCAGAAGCCCAAGATTTTTTCAATTACTCCTATCACTCTCCCGGCACAATGCCCGGCACTTTGTCCGTTGACCAAGATTCTACCTCGCCTCAAATTTCATTGATTGATTATGATCCAGAAAATTGGCTCAGGGCAGATCATATTTCCCCGGAAGAATGCAGCCAACATTTAAACACAGTATCGGTGTCTTGGGTTGATATTGGCGGCGTGGGTGACCCCGATATTTTTCAGCGGCTAGGTGATGTTTTTCGGTTACACCCGCTGATTTTAGAAGATATTTTTAATATCCCCCAACGCCCAAAGCTAGAGGAATATGAAGACCAATTATTAATCATTATTCAGATGGTCGTTATTCAGCCCAAACGCCAAGGATTTCGGTTAGAGCAAGTGAGTTTTATTCTCTCGGAACACTATCTTTTAACTGTGCAAGAAGAGGATGAGGAAGATAGTTTTGGAAGTATCCGCGATCGCCTAAAACAAAACAAAGGGTCTATCCGTAAACGGGGAGCTGATTTTCTAGCCTATGCCCTCTGGGATGCGGTGATTGATGGCTTTTTTCCGGTGCTGGAAATGATCGGCGATCGCATCGAAGATTTAGAAGACGAAGTGGTTATTTCTCCCACGCCCCAAACCCTGACCGAGGTTCACCAAGTTAGGCGAGAATTATTAGCTTTGCGCCGTGCCATTTGGCCCCAAAGGGATGCCCTGAGTGTTTTAATCCGCGAGCATAGCAGCCTCATTCAGCCAGAAACTTTGCAATATTTTCGGGATTGCCACGACCATACAGTGATGCTGATCGACGTAATTGAAACCTATCGAGAATTAGCCTCCAGCCTAATGGATGTTTATCTTTCTTCGGTCAGCAATAAAATGAATGAAGTGATGCAATTACTCACCGTAATTTCGACAATTTTTATCCCACTAACTTTTATTGCCGGTATTTATGGCATGAACTTTAATCGGGAGACATCTAAGTGGAATATGCCCGAACTAGATTGGCAATATGGTTATGTTTTCTGTTTAGGTGTGATGGGCGGAATTACTGTGATTTTATTGTTTTTCTTTTGGCGCAAAGGTTGGCTACGTATTCAATCTTTAGGAGATACTACCTCCATGCCAAAACCCAAGGATTCAGGCTTTTCTTGA
- a CDS encoding ferredoxin:protochlorophyllide reductase (ATP-dependent) subunit N, which yields MTVAQEKPAVTFECESGNYHTFCPISCVAWLYQKIEDSFFLVIGTKTCGYFLQNAMGVMIFAEPRYAMAELEESDISAKLNDYDELKRLCEQIKRDRNPSVIVFIGTCTTEIIKMDLEGFSPRLEQEIGIPIVVARANGLDYAFTQGEDTVLAAMANRCPTEEPAPVKVEEQENATRFQKLLSLGLKKEEEAAPTPVVPKHDPLILFGSLPDPVATNLSHELKKQGVEVSGWLPTKLYTELPVVKPGYFVAGVNPFLSRTATTLMRRRKCKLIGAPFPIGPDGTRAWVEKICSVLGIEPQGLAEREAQIWESLEDYLQLIRGKSVFFMGDNLLEVSLSRFLIRCGMTVDEIGIPYMDKRYQKAELDFLVQTCEEMGAPIPRIVEKPDNYNQIQRINELKPDLVITGMAHANPLEARGINTKWSVEFTFAQIHGFTNARDILELVTRPMRRNESIKDLGWDKLVREDALV from the coding sequence ATGACTGTTGCCCAAGAAAAACCAGCTGTAACCTTTGAATGCGAAAGCGGCAATTACCATACCTTTTGCCCCATTAGCTGCGTTGCGTGGCTGTACCAAAAAATTGAAGATAGTTTCTTCCTCGTTATTGGCACAAAAACCTGCGGTTACTTCCTCCAGAACGCCATGGGAGTAATGATCTTTGCAGAGCCACGGTACGCGATGGCAGAACTCGAAGAAAGTGATATTTCCGCCAAACTCAACGACTACGACGAACTAAAAAGATTATGCGAACAAATTAAGCGCGATCGCAACCCCAGTGTGATTGTGTTTATCGGGACTTGCACCACCGAGATCATCAAAATGGATCTCGAAGGTTTCTCCCCAAGACTTGAACAAGAAATTGGCATTCCCATCGTAGTTGCCCGCGCTAACGGCTTAGATTATGCCTTTACCCAAGGGGAAGATACGGTTCTCGCTGCCATGGCAAACCGCTGCCCCACTGAAGAGCCAGCCCCTGTCAAAGTCGAAGAGCAGGAAAATGCAACTCGCTTCCAGAAACTCTTAAGTTTGGGTCTGAAAAAAGAAGAAGAAGCTGCTCCGACTCCCGTAGTGCCTAAGCATGATCCGTTGATCCTGTTCGGTTCACTTCCTGATCCCGTTGCGACAAACCTTTCCCACGAACTAAAAAAGCAAGGTGTCGAAGTTTCTGGTTGGCTTCCCACCAAACTCTACACAGAGCTGCCTGTCGTTAAACCCGGCTATTTTGTCGCGGGGGTAAATCCTTTCCTCAGCCGCACCGCTACAACTTTGATGCGTCGCCGCAAGTGTAAACTCATTGGCGCACCATTCCCCATTGGCCCCGATGGAACCCGCGCTTGGGTCGAGAAAATCTGTTCTGTGTTGGGTATCGAACCCCAAGGTTTAGCCGAAAGAGAAGCCCAAATTTGGGAGAGCTTAGAAGATTATTTACAGCTCATTCGCGGTAAGTCCGTTTTCTTTATGGGTGACAATTTGCTCGAAGTGTCCCTCTCTAGATTCCTCATTCGTTGTGGCATGACCGTGGATGAAATTGGTATTCCCTACATGGATAAGCGTTACCAAAAAGCGGAGCTCGATTTCCTTGTGCAAACTTGTGAAGAAATGGGCGCACCGATTCCCCGCATTGTGGAGAAGCCAGACAACTATAATCAGATTCAACGTATTAATGAACTGAAGCCTGATCTTGTGATTACGGGTATGGCCCACGCGAATCCTTTGGAAGCTAGAGGCATTAATACGAAGTGGTCGGTGGAATTCACTTTTGCTCAGATTCATGGCTTTACTAATGCCCGCGATATCCTTGAGCTAGTGACTCGTCCGATGCGTCGGAACGAAAGTATTAAGGATTTGGGTTGGGATAAACTGGTTAGAGAAGACGCTCTAGTCTAA
- a CDS encoding DUF5331 domain-containing protein: MSFFEQIKPSIKTKWLDYYENNHEWLKLLMDGGEFVETPDGGRRPQGSVVIGAVSSMEPRLAEILYHFFLVHANYDTVVDVVGLNFDPTRELTNLQSSGAAAKPIIAPPPKVTAPAPAE, from the coding sequence GTGAGCTTTTTTGAACAAATCAAACCCAGCATTAAAACCAAATGGTTGGACTATTACGAAAATAACCATGAATGGCTAAAGCTCCTCATGGATGGTGGCGAATTTGTCGAAACCCCCGACGGCGGTCGTCGTCCCCAAGGTTCTGTTGTGATCGGTGCAGTAAGTTCCATGGAACCTCGCCTCGCAGAGATTCTTTACCACTTCTTCTTAGTCCACGCGAACTATGACACCGTCGTTGATGTTGTCGGCTTAAACTTTGACCCGACAAGAGAACTGACAAACCTCCAGTCGTCTGGTGCTGCAGCAAAACCCATTATCGCTCCGCCACCAAAAGTTACGGCTCCTGCTCCCGCTGAATAA